The window aaaatcttacacaggggtctacgAGTGtggaggactaccataaggagatggaggtggttatgattcgggctaatgtagtggaggatcgggaggccacgatgacaagatttttgagggggttgaataggaagatagccaatgtagttgagttgcaacattatgaggaggtagaggacatggtgcacatggctatgaaggtggagagacggctaaaaggaaagggtacatcaaggtatacttcagTTTCTAGTATTCCTtagaaaccaaagtgggacaaaaatgatcaagttgtagcaaaggggaagaccgaaccatcaaagggaaaagatttgggtgaggctgaaacctcaagaaaaagagggaaTGAGTTGAacaacaattgtgaggccgagaattcaaaaaaagaggagagtgaaagaaaaaaagagagtgatagaaaaaaaagggagtgaaaaggaaaaagagagtgaaaggaaaaatgagagtgaaaaagaaaaagagaaaggaaagaaaagagagagtgaagaaagtgagagaaaaacaaagagaaaagtgagtttttatactaaGCCTAGtgttaatactaacgaacttgacgtatgtttgcctagtattgttgtctctttgttgcagggatatgaggtcatgattcctagcattgtgtttagtggattgccacctattagggagatagagcactacattgattttgtgccaggtgcgacaattcctacccgacctttctttgaagaacatgagccATTGACACACATaaggggacaaggtaagttgttgagtagaatgcatgctaagtgggaggactgtattgagacttttcctcatgtattcaaatgcacacaaggtatggaaaattttatggttgacgctttagcaagaaggtatgtcattgtcttcattttagatgcaaaattgttgagacctgaatattataaggaattgcatgctaattatgatgactttgctagtgtgtacggaacatgtgagaaagtatcttttggtaagttctataaactagattggtacttgtttagaaagaatagattttgtgtgcctactagttttatgtgtaagttgcatgtgtgtgatggacatgctggtttttTGGGTgactttggtgtaaggaagacttttgttgtgttgcatgaacattttttggactatcatttgccattcaatgaaGTGTTGCATggacatttgtggaagtattatttttcattcattgatgtgttgcatgaacgtttgtgggagtaccaTTTGCCACTCATTGACGTATTACTTGAACGTTTGTGAAAGCattatttgtcattcattaacgtgttgcatgaacatttgtggaagtattacttgccattcattgagtttgcatataattgaaatggtcattttggtgtaaggaaagatttaggtttgtttcatgaacgtttgtgggagtatcatttgccattcattgaattgttacatggacgtttctggaagtatcatttgccattcattgagtttgcatattggagtggtcattttggttcgaggaagactttagatgtgttttataaacatttgtgggagtatcatttgccattcattgaattgttacatggacgtttctgggagtatcatttgccattcattgagtttgcatattggagtggtcattttggttcgaggaagactttagatgtgcttcatgaacatttgtgggagtattgtttaccattcattgagtttacatataattggagtgttcatgctactactaaattttcaccatttgaaattgtttatagacttaatccatttactcctttagatttaacacctttacctgttgatgacaggagtagcttggatggtcttttccaaattcttgaacaaattaatgaaaatgcatatctaatggatcttccaggtaactatcttgtttctactattttcaatgttactaaccattttccctttgatccaggtggagattcgaggtcgaatccttttgaggagagggggaatgatgggaaccaagatgggcctagtcttaaagatcatttgcaacttccagatgggccaagaagatcaatgagacaatgcaaggattgatgcaatccacttgggacaagtttagcaagagcccaacattcaagatggggcttgaaggatgaagatccagttttaattcatttgatcagctacggaagagggcaacgacaagacttaaaggctttgggctcttgaagggtttcaacttatttaaatcatttaaagaacttattttattagtttagaataattgagtttattatgagaagcacttaagggggcctatgcaagggcatgttggaaaagttattattttattgaactagggttagggttactgtagccgagttactgtagcgcggcactgtagccgcagcactgttcatccaggggcacttttggaagatgggggtttattttggctagggtttcattaggttttgctttaaatactctatgtagcctcattttaatcaatttatgaagtttatgaaatttgatgaatttattcattgtgagttgagttttactcctcttgttcttaattgaactttcgaACTTAtaaaaggtaaatcacaacctttgtggcgttccttatttgtaatctgggttcttgagacgtgttcttcaacgggtctagattttaatataatctaggttcttgaaacgagttctcattgggtctaggttctccatccattgacttgattttggctttcttggggagttttcaaattgattgtgggttcaagggaattcattcccgcgggttcatatcagtgaGTTGCTTGTACATAGATTTGGTTTGATgaatcattttggtgtaaagaaggTTTTAaatgtgttacatgaacgtttgtgggagtatcatttgccattcattgacgtgttgcacgaacgtttgtgaaAGTATCATTTGTtattcattaacgtgttgcatgaacagttgtgggagtattgcttgccatttatagagttttcaaataataggaccatgcatacaaCTACTTCATATTcaacttttgaaattgtttttagacttaatccatttactcctttagatttaatatctttaccaattgatgacaggagtagcttggatggacttttccaaattcttgaacaaattaatgataatgcatatcaagtggatcttccaTGTGAGTATCATGTttatactattttcaatgttagtaacctttttccctttgatccaagtggagattcgagatcgaatccttttgaagaaatggggaatgatgggaaccaaggtgagcctagtcttaaagatattttgcaaATTCCAGATGGGCTAATTACAAGTTCTaaggccaagaagatcaaggaggcaatgcacgaattgatgcaatccacttaggACAAGTTtaacaagagcccaacattcaagatagGCTTAAAgtatgaagattcagttttgattcatttgataagctatggaagagggccacaacatgacttaaagatttTGGGCATTTGAAGGAtgtcaacttgtttaattcatttaaaggacttattttattagtttagaataattgaatttattataggaagcacttaaggggggttatgcaagggcatgttgagaaaattattattttattgaactagggttagggttttactgTAGCACAtctctgtccacgacagagtTTGCAGTAACCAAATAACAAAACTCCATACCCAACTAGACGGAGTATGGAGAAACCAACCCCAACATCACCGCCTAAGCAGAGGGGGGACAACACCCTTCGGACCTAAGTCCGACGAGACAacatttttgggtttttgttttcttgaaaataaagacaggACATAAATAAACTACATTgagaaaacactgtaaaaagggaaaaacagtACACAAAAAGGTTGCAAAAGGGAAAACTGACGGTCAATCTTGCAAGATCCAGAGTCGCCGGTTTGGAAACAGCTGCGCGTTGCAACGGCAAAGAGCTCCTTGGTGGCACGTGAGGGATGCGCGCCGACGAGCTCCGGTGTTTTCGTCCCGCGCGTGGGGGCTACACTCCACTCCGGTTGGGGCCACATTTGGTGGATGtgtagatcggcggctgggcaacctCCTAGTGTGGCGTGTGTTGGCTATTGGGTACCGAAAGGTCACGATCGGCGGTTCTCTCTTTATTTGGcctgaaaaacagaaaaataaaaactagataCTACACAAGAAAACAAATAGGGTGAGGGAAGGAGTGAGGGGGGAAGGAACctaagctcccaccccctcgagcCAGTCTAAAGTTTGCGGGGGGGTTTAGAGAGAAAAGGAagggttttcctttttgtgGGCGAAAggcttaggctgcgtttgggtagccaacatacctcagcactttccaagtatttttatactattagaaatactccacatgccaaacaacttaaaatactctcaatgggacccacaaaccaacttcaatctctacttataactattcacaaacattatataatatttattactattatatataaataaaatcactataatatttatcactattatatataaatgaaaaataaaatcaataatatttatcactattatatataaataaaaattaaaatcaataatatttatcactattaaatataaataaaaaataaaatcactataatatttatcactattatatataaattaaaattaaaatcaataatatttatcactattatatataaataaaaaataaaatcactacaatatttatcactattaaatataaataaaaaataaaatcactataatatttatcaatattaaatataaataaaaaataaaatcacttttatatataaataaaaaataaaatcaatataatatataaataaaaaataaagtcactataatatataaataaaaaataacattactataatatttatcactattatatatatatgaaaataaaatcattataatatttatcactattatttataaattaaaaataaaatcattataatatttatcattattatatataaaaataaaataaaataacttcaatatttattaatattaaaaaatcactataataaaatcactataatatttatttattattaaaaataaaatcattataatatttatgggacccacacctttttcaattatctatctaaaagtcaacaactcaacatatttcacacatctaaacaactcaaaatattatcaatgggacctacaaacTCATTCCAatatctactcataactatttataaatattctcaatatttctcactatccaaacgtacccttaatcAAGTTGAATTGGCACTAGTATTTGACTAGCCTTGGCACTTGCAACCCTACGAATTGTACTCACAAAAGTGGGGCAAGGTAATCAATCTCTTTTACAATAAGGCTTGTGTTTGTCTCCCATGGAAAACCGCGTACCAACTTCCTAGacattttagaagaaaaataaacaacagagcaaaacaaaacgAGGAAACGTAGGAAACTCGCATATTACGAGAATGCACGCGGTAATGTTTTTGACTTGGTTCGGCTCCTCCCCAGTAGCTGCTCCCTTTAATTCGACATCTCAGCATGAACTGTATACCCAACATACTTTCTTCTTTACTCAGTCCACACGTCCCCGTCCACCCTCCTCCTAATGAAGAAAGAACCCTTCTAACTTCTAAGTTCTAAATAATACCCACTCCCCCCTTCCTCCTCTATCAACTCAGCTGCCACAGCTCACATTCTCTCTCGCGCATCACCATTCCGAGCTACGAAGAAGAAACAGGGGAATCAACTTCAGATAGACATCAGGTACATACCAATCTGTTCAATATCCACTCCCATCGAGTTCCACAATCTTCCCAACTCACCAAATGGCCGAACGAGTCCACCCCCATGACTCGCCCCCACCGGCACCTGCACTCGACGAAACCTTCTCCGACAGCTCTGAGACTGCGCTCAAACCCGCCCCTACGTATTCCGAGAAACCAGCGCCTCAGCCCGGAACCTATGTGATCCACGTCCCTAAGGACCAGGTCTACCGTGTCCCTCCACCCGAGAACACTCGCCGCTACAAGAACCTCGCAGGCCGCGGAAACCGCCGTCCACCCTGCTGCCTCTGCTTTTGCTGGTTCCTCGCACTCACTGCCATCTTCCTGGTCCTCGTCGCCGTCGCCGCAGGCATCTTCTACCTCGTCGTCAAGCCCGAATCGCCGAACTACTCGGTCAACGCAATCGCCATCAGGGGCCTCAACCTGACAACGGCGACATCGTCTTCTTTGATCCTCACGGTCGCGCCTGAGTTCGATGTCACCGTCAGAGCCGATAACCCCAACGACAAGATCGGAATCCACTATCAGAAGGACAGCTCCGTCCAGATCTACTATACGGACGTTAAACTGTGCAACGGCGCATTGCCGGCATTTTATCAGCCGTCGAACAACGTGACGGTCTTCCGGACGGCGCTAAAAGGGACCCGGATCGAGTTATCGAACAGGGTGAAGAGCTCGTTGGTGGAGGCGCAGACGCGAGGTAACGTACCGTTAGAGTTGAAAATAAGAGCGCCGGTTAAGATCAAGGTGGGGTCCGTTAAGACGTGGACGATTACCATTAAGGTGGACTGTGACTTAACGGTGGATAAGTTAACGGCGAACGCGAAGATCATTTCCAATGAATGTGACTATGGTGTGGATCTTTGGTAGAAAAAGTACGGAGAGACGTGTTCAATATAGAGTTTTTGTTG is drawn from Juglans regia cultivar Chandler chromosome 5, Walnut 2.0, whole genome shotgun sequence and contains these coding sequences:
- the LOC108998677 gene encoding NDR1/HIN1-like protein 13 encodes the protein MAERVHPHDSPPPAPALDETFSDSSETALKPAPTYSEKPAPQPGTYVIHVPKDQVYRVPPPENTRRYKNLAGRGNRRPPCCLCFCWFLALTAIFLVLVAVAAGIFYLVVKPESPNYSVNAIAIRGLNLTTATSSSLILTVAPEFDVTVRADNPNDKIGIHYQKDSSVQIYYTDVKLCNGALPAFYQPSNNVTVFRTALKGTRIELSNRVKSSLVEAQTRGNVPLELKIRAPVKIKVGSVKTWTITIKVDCDLTVDKLTANAKIISNECDYGVDLW